The following are encoded in a window of Pseudomonas multiresinivorans genomic DNA:
- the mreB gene encoding rod shape-determining protein MreB, whose amino-acid sequence MFKKLRGMFSSDLSIDLGTANTLIYVRERGIVLNEPSVVAIRSHGSQKSVVAVGTEAKRMLGRTPGNIAAIRPMKDGVIADFSVCEKMLQYFINKVHENSFLQPSPRVLICVPCKSTQVERRAIRESALGAGAREVYLIEEPMAAAIGAGLPVEEARGSMVVDIGGGTTEIALISLNGVVYAESVRVGGDRFDEAIVTYVRRNYGSLIGESTAERIKQEIGTAFPGGEVREVDVRGRNLAEGVPRSFTLNSNEVLEALQESLATIVQAVKSALEQSPPELASDIAERGLVLTGGGALLRDLDKLLAQETGLPVIVAEDPLTCVARGGGKALEMMDRHSMDLLSTE is encoded by the coding sequence ATGTTCAAAAAATTGCGTGGCATGTTCTCCAGTGATCTGTCGATCGACCTGGGCACTGCCAATACCCTGATTTATGTGCGCGAGCGCGGCATCGTCCTGAACGAACCGTCCGTGGTCGCCATCCGTAGCCACGGCAGCCAGAAAAGCGTGGTCGCCGTCGGCACCGAAGCCAAACGCATGCTGGGCCGTACGCCAGGCAACATTGCCGCCATTCGTCCGATGAAGGACGGCGTGATCGCCGACTTCAGCGTTTGCGAAAAAATGCTTCAGTACTTCATCAACAAGGTTCACGAGAACAGCTTCCTGCAGCCCAGCCCGCGAGTGTTGATCTGCGTGCCGTGCAAGTCCACCCAGGTGGAACGCCGCGCGATTCGTGAATCGGCCCTGGGCGCTGGTGCCCGTGAGGTCTACCTGATCGAAGAACCGATGGCCGCGGCCATCGGTGCCGGCCTGCCGGTGGAGGAGGCCCGTGGTTCCATGGTCGTCGATATCGGCGGCGGCACCACCGAGATCGCCCTGATCTCCCTCAACGGCGTGGTCTACGCCGAATCCGTCCGCGTCGGTGGCGACCGCTTCGACGAAGCCATCGTCACCTACGTGCGCCGCAACTACGGCAGCCTGATCGGCGAATCCACCGCCGAGCGCATCAAGCAGGAAATCGGCACCGCCTTCCCGGGCGGCGAAGTCCGCGAAGTCGACGTCCGTGGCCGTAACCTGGCCGAAGGCGTACCGCGCAGCTTCACCCTGAACTCCAACGAAGTGCTCGAAGCGCTGCAGGAATCCCTGGCGACCATCGTCCAGGCGGTCAAGAGCGCGCTGGAGCAGTCCCCGCCGGAGCTGGCTTCGGACATCGCCGAGCGCGGCCTGGTGCTGACCGGCGGTGGCGCACTGCTGCGCGACCTGGACAAGCTGCTGGCCCAGGAAACCGGCCTGCCGGTGATCGTCGCCGAGGACCCGCTGACCTGCGTGGCTCGTGGCGGCGGCAAGGCGCTGGAAATGATGGACCGTCATTCGATGGACCTGCTTTCCACCGAATAA
- the gatC gene encoding Asp-tRNA(Asn)/Glu-tRNA(Gln) amidotransferase subunit GatC, whose product MALERSDVEKIAHLARLGLEKADISRTTDTLNNILGLIDAMQAVDTDGVEPLAHPLEATQRLRADAVTEENRREAYQAIAPAVEDGLYLVPKVIE is encoded by the coding sequence ATGGCGCTTGAACGCTCCGACGTGGAAAAGATCGCCCACCTCGCCCGCCTGGGCCTGGAGAAAGCCGACATTTCGCGTACCACCGACACCCTGAACAACATTCTCGGCCTGATCGACGCCATGCAGGCGGTCGACACCGACGGCGTGGAGCCCCTGGCCCACCCGCTGGAAGCCACGCAGCGCCTGCGGGCCGACGCAGTCACCGAGGAGAACCGCCGCGAAGCCTACCAGGCCATCGCGCCGGCCGTGGAAGACGGTCTTTACCTCGTCCCGAAAGTCATCGAGTAA
- the gatA gene encoding Asp-tRNA(Asn)/Glu-tRNA(Gln) amidotransferase subunit GatA, with product MLHQLTLAEVARGLADKQFSAQELATALLARIQQLDPQLNSFITVTEENALAQAKAADERRAKGETGALLGAPIAHKDLFCTQGVRTSCGSKILDAFVSPYDATVVERLADAGTVSLGKLNMDEFAMGSANESSHYGAVKNPWDTTRVPGGSSGGSAAAVAARLIPAATGTDTGGSIRQPAALTNLTGIKPTYGRVSRWGMIAYASSLDQGGPLARTAEDCALMLGAMAGFDPKDSTCVDQPVDDYLAALAKPLTGLRIGLPKEYFGAGLDSRIADAVMKVVEQLKQLGAVVKEISLPNMQHAIPAYYVIAPAEASSNLSRFDGVRYGYRCEDPKDLQDLYKRSRAEGFGAEVKNRIMVGTYALSAGYYDAYYLKAQKIRRLIKNDFTSAFAEVDVILGPTTPNPAWKLGEKNNDPVAQYLEDIYTITANLAGIPGLSMPAGFVDGLPVGVQLLAPYFQEGRLLNVAHQYQLATDWHKQAPAGF from the coding sequence ATGCTGCATCAATTGACCCTCGCCGAAGTCGCCCGCGGACTCGCCGACAAGCAATTCTCCGCCCAGGAACTGGCCACTGCCCTGCTCGCGCGCATCCAGCAGCTCGACCCGCAGCTGAACAGTTTCATCACCGTCACCGAGGAAAACGCCCTGGCCCAGGCCAAGGCGGCCGACGAGCGGCGCGCCAAAGGTGAAACCGGCGCCCTGCTCGGCGCACCGATCGCCCACAAGGACCTGTTCTGCACCCAGGGCGTACGCACCAGCTGCGGTTCGAAGATCCTCGACGCCTTCGTCTCGCCCTACGACGCCACCGTCGTCGAGCGCCTGGCCGACGCCGGCACCGTGAGCCTGGGCAAGCTGAACATGGACGAGTTCGCCATGGGTTCGGCCAACGAATCCAGCCACTACGGCGCGGTGAAGAACCCCTGGGACACCACCCGCGTACCGGGCGGCTCCTCCGGCGGCTCGGCCGCCGCCGTGGCCGCGCGCCTGATCCCGGCCGCCACCGGCACCGACACCGGCGGCTCGATTCGCCAGCCGGCCGCGCTGACCAACCTCACCGGCATCAAGCCGACCTACGGCCGTGTCTCGCGCTGGGGCATGATCGCCTACGCCTCGAGCCTCGATCAGGGCGGCCCGCTGGCCCGCACCGCCGAGGACTGCGCACTGATGCTCGGCGCCATGGCCGGCTTCGATCCGAAGGACTCCACCTGCGTCGACCAGCCGGTGGACGACTACCTGGCCGCCTTGGCCAAGCCGCTGACTGGCCTGCGCATCGGCCTGCCGAAGGAATACTTCGGCGCCGGCCTGGACAGCCGCATCGCCGACGCGGTGATGAAGGTGGTCGAGCAGCTCAAGCAGCTCGGCGCGGTGGTCAAGGAGATCTCCCTGCCGAACATGCAGCACGCGATCCCTGCCTATTATGTGATCGCGCCCGCAGAAGCCAGCTCCAACCTGTCGCGCTTCGACGGTGTTCGCTACGGCTATCGCTGCGAAGACCCGAAGGACCTGCAGGACCTGTACAAGCGCTCCCGCGCCGAAGGCTTCGGCGCTGAAGTGAAGAACCGCATCATGGTCGGCACCTACGCGCTTTCCGCTGGTTACTACGACGCGTATTACCTGAAAGCTCAGAAAATTCGCCGCCTGATCAAGAACGATTTCACCAGCGCCTTCGCCGAAGTCGACGTCATCCTCGGCCCGACCACGCCGAACCCGGCCTGGAAACTGGGCGAGAAGAACAACGACCCGGTCGCCCAGTACCTGGAAGACATCTACACCATCACCGCCAACCTCGCCGGCATTCCGGGCCTGTCCATGCCCGCCGGCTTCGTCGACGGCCTGCCGGTGGGTGTCCAGCTGCTCGCGCCGTACTTCCAGGAAGGCCGCCTGCTCAACGTCGCGCACCAGTACCAACTGGCGACCGACTGGCACAAACAAGCACCGGCTGGATTCTGA
- the gatB gene encoding Asp-tRNA(Asn)/Glu-tRNA(Gln) amidotransferase subunit GatB produces MQWETVIGLEIHAQLSTQSKIFSGSATTFGAAPNTQASLIDLAMPGTLPVLNQEAVRMACQFGLAINAEIAERNVFARKNYFYPDLPKGYQTSQMDHPIVGKGHLDITLEDGTVKRVGITRAHLEEDAGKSLHEDFHGMSGIDLNRAGTPLLEIVSEPEMRSAKEAVAYAKAIHALVRYLGICDGNMAEGSLRCDCNVSVRPKGQTEFGTRREIKNVNSFKFIERAINTEIAWQIDELESGRKIVQETVLYDVAANETRSMRSKEEANDYRYFPCPDLLPVVIERAFLDELRGQLPELPDQKRERFESQYGLSAYDASVLSASREMADYFEQVQTICGDAKLAANWVMGELSSLLNKDGLEIEQSPVSAEHLGQMILRLKDGTINGKAAKTVFAAMAEGEGSPDEIIKAKDLVQNTDSGAVEKLLDDVLAANAEQVEQYRASDEAKRGKMFGFFVGQAMKAAKGKANPAQVNELLKKKLEA; encoded by the coding sequence ATGCAATGGGAAACCGTGATCGGGCTGGAAATCCACGCACAGCTCTCCACCCAATCGAAGATCTTCTCCGGTAGCGCCACCACCTTCGGCGCCGCCCCGAACACCCAGGCCAGCCTGATCGACCTGGCGATGCCCGGCACCCTGCCGGTGCTGAACCAGGAAGCGGTGCGCATGGCCTGCCAGTTCGGCCTGGCGATCAACGCCGAGATCGCCGAGCGCAACGTCTTCGCCCGGAAGAACTACTTCTACCCGGACCTGCCCAAGGGCTACCAGACCAGCCAGATGGACCACCCCATCGTCGGCAAGGGCCACCTGGACATCACCCTGGAAGACGGCACCGTCAAGCGCGTCGGCATCACCCGTGCGCACCTGGAAGAGGACGCCGGCAAGAGCCTGCACGAAGACTTCCACGGCATGAGCGGCATCGACCTGAACCGCGCCGGCACTCCTCTGCTGGAGATTGTTTCCGAGCCCGAGATGCGCAGCGCCAAAGAAGCCGTAGCCTATGCCAAGGCGATCCACGCGCTGGTGCGCTACCTGGGCATCTGCGACGGCAACATGGCCGAAGGCTCGCTGCGCTGCGACTGCAACGTATCGGTACGCCCGAAGGGCCAAACCGAGTTCGGCACTCGTCGCGAGATCAAGAACGTCAACTCGTTCAAGTTCATCGAGCGCGCTATCAACACCGAGATTGCCTGGCAGATCGACGAGCTGGAGTCCGGCCGCAAGATCGTCCAGGAAACCGTTCTGTATGACGTGGCTGCCAACGAAACGCGCTCCATGCGCAGCAAGGAAGAAGCCAACGACTACCGTTACTTCCCCTGTCCGGACCTGCTGCCGGTAGTGATCGAGCGCGCCTTCCTCGACGAACTGCGCGGCCAGTTGCCGGAACTGCCGGACCAGAAGCGCGAGCGCTTCGAGAGCCAGTACGGCCTGTCCGCCTATGACGCCAGCGTGCTGTCCGCCAGCCGCGAGATGGCCGACTACTTCGAACAGGTTCAGACCATCTGCGGCGACGCCAAGCTGGCCGCCAACTGGGTGATGGGCGAGCTCTCCAGCCTGCTCAACAAGGACGGCCTGGAAATCGAGCAGTCGCCGGTCTCCGCCGAGCACCTGGGCCAGATGATCCTGCGCCTGAAGGACGGCACCATCAACGGCAAGGCCGCGAAGACCGTATTCGCCGCCATGGCCGAAGGTGAGGGCTCGCCGGACGAGATCATCAAGGCCAAGGACCTGGTGCAGAACACCGACAGCGGCGCCGTCGAGAAACTGCTGGACGATGTACTCGCGGCCAACGCGGAGCAGGTCGAGCAGTACCGCGCCAGCGACGAAGCCAAGCGCGGCAAGATGTTCGGCTTCTTCGTCGGCCAGGCCATGAAAGCCGCCAAGGGCAAGGCCAACCCGGCGCAAGTGAACGAACTGCTGAAGAAGAAGCTCGAAGCCTGA
- a CDS encoding septal ring lytic transglycosylase RlpA family protein — MLRPMALVGCLALLAGCSTTSYDSDSEVSGRGYRAEGTASYYGKAHHGKRTASGERFNQNALTAAHRTLAFGTRVKVTNLDNGRSVVVRINDRGPFGRGRIIDVSKAAAEQLNMLRSGTARVRLEGL; from the coding sequence ATGCTGCGACCCATGGCCCTCGTCGGCTGCCTGGCCCTGCTGGCCGGCTGTAGCACCACGTCTTACGACAGCGACTCGGAAGTCTCCGGCCGCGGCTACCGCGCCGAAGGCACCGCGTCCTATTACGGCAAGGCCCACCATGGCAAGCGCACCGCCAGCGGCGAACGCTTCAACCAGAACGCCCTGACTGCCGCGCACCGCACGCTCGCCTTCGGTACGCGGGTGAAAGTCACCAACCTCGACAACGGCCGCAGCGTCGTGGTGCGCATCAACGACCGCGGGCCATTTGGCCGCGGGCGCATCATCGATGTGTCGAAAGCCGCCGCCGAACAACTCAACATGCTGCGCTCCGGTACCGCCCGGGTGCGCCTGGAAGGTCTCTGA
- a CDS encoding carboxymuconolactone decarboxylase family protein, with protein MGDVFVDRALGNATEFTQPLQDFVNEHAWGGVWNREGLPRKTRSLITLAALTALKCPQELKGHVRGALNNGCTVEEIREALLHCAVYAGVPAAIDAFRAAQEVIDAWQADQQA; from the coding sequence ATGGGCGACGTCTTCGTCGACCGTGCCCTGGGCAATGCCACCGAGTTCACCCAGCCGCTGCAGGATTTCGTCAACGAGCACGCCTGGGGCGGTGTCTGGAACCGCGAAGGCCTGCCACGCAAGACCCGCAGCCTGATCACCCTGGCCGCGCTGACCGCGCTGAAATGCCCGCAGGAACTCAAAGGCCACGTGCGTGGTGCCCTGAATAACGGCTGCACGGTGGAAGAGATTCGCGAAGCGCTGCTGCATTGCGCGGTGTATGCCGGCGTCCCGGCGGCCATCGACGCCTTCCGCGCGGCGCAGGAAGTGATCGACGCCTGGCAGGCCGATCAGCAAGCCTGA
- a CDS encoding YfaP family protein — translation MKLAHALRLSLLASLIPLGVQAAESPIRLDTPLGGWRAGDGDKADFRQTVNYPASSVNAREDQSDTARIRGEIRGLPKDSKEPARLVVNGVAMPMRVENDGRFDRPFAFPAGSNSVEVVSPDGQQHKRVQFYHGGGGGEVAAKLRVLLSWDSDNTDLDLHLVTPDGGHVWYGNRSLPNGAAQDVDVTTGYGPEIIASPTPLKGQYLVYVNYYGGGWGSDESSGDVNAAKPLTTAQVTIVTEEGTVNEKQESFLIPMRQPGELTLVKRFSYP, via the coding sequence ATGAAACTTGCCCATGCGCTCCGCCTGTCTCTGCTCGCCAGCCTGATACCGCTGGGCGTGCAGGCCGCCGAATCGCCGATCCGCCTGGATACTCCGCTGGGCGGCTGGCGTGCGGGCGACGGCGACAAGGCCGACTTCCGGCAGACGGTGAACTACCCGGCGTCCTCGGTGAACGCGCGGGAGGACCAGTCCGATACCGCGCGCATCCGTGGCGAAATCCGTGGGTTGCCCAAGGACAGCAAGGAGCCGGCGCGCCTGGTGGTCAACGGCGTGGCCATGCCGATGCGGGTCGAAAACGATGGCAGGTTCGACCGCCCCTTCGCTTTCCCGGCGGGCTCCAACAGTGTCGAGGTCGTCAGTCCGGACGGCCAGCAGCACAAGCGCGTGCAGTTCTACCACGGCGGTGGTGGCGGCGAGGTGGCGGCCAAGCTGCGGGTCCTGCTGTCCTGGGACTCGGACAACACCGACCTAGACCTGCACCTGGTGACGCCCGATGGCGGGCATGTCTGGTACGGCAACCGCTCACTGCCCAACGGCGCGGCCCAGGACGTCGACGTGACCACCGGCTACGGCCCGGAAATCATCGCCAGCCCGACGCCGCTCAAGGGGCAGTATCTGGTCTACGTGAACTACTACGGCGGTGGCTGGGGCTCGGACGAGAGCTCCGGCGACGTGAACGCGGCCAAGCCGCTGACCACGGCGCAGGTGACCATCGTCACGGAGGAGGGCACGGTGAACGAGAAGCAGGAGTCCTTCCTGATCCCGATGCGCCAGCCGGGGGAGCTGACGCTGGTGAAGCGGTTCAGTTATCCGTAA
- a CDS encoding DUF2300 domain-containing protein, with protein MRARLAGLILLLPLSALAAPGSQEQAQLAWRSAQGDELLRLGPQQVLDRQPLPAELKAPLGSLWKLFVYAWLNDTGQQEPAYQCRGDSKEEVYCCTAGQSIERDAALVKSCGLYFEPQRLGIDGAVWQQYWQARHAPGWIAQLDKLAPQTEVPVAELLDQLQHLPAQEQAQKVLLDVSLAADEGRAPAALGGRLRVKTWSWDENGKREGGFAGWLVDGTPLWARGPGTSKTVLAKYGNAIGAALPAPWPRDPGRCVEVGLFSRYPLKEVYDARNQPAAEGLLAGRQNVLFANGVRLDVDSRGDLFLERSPQGPRLTARLSREEYVARVLDREASATPPEAAKALAVTIRTYLLQNGAPRGDCLSIDDSSQRQRVAPRPASEAARGIAAWTADLVLAGGTVTYHSDEAGQSKLSWRDAQEQAAKGLRYDSILARAFPRTSLSRWSNPTAACQPLPEAERWLQAQRRNWRTRLEAEAGYEELQSFAVCRLSSGRPYVDRERQRIFVRGLYSQQDRLDLAHEYLHLAFQAHPNGQDEGYVESLARRLILE; from the coding sequence ATGCGCGCGCGCCTTGCCGGGCTGATCCTGCTGTTGCCGCTGAGCGCCCTCGCGGCGCCCGGCTCGCAAGAGCAGGCGCAGCTGGCCTGGCGCAGCGCGCAGGGCGATGAACTGTTGCGCCTCGGGCCGCAGCAGGTACTGGATCGCCAGCCCTTGCCGGCTGAGCTGAAGGCGCCGCTGGGCAGCCTGTGGAAGCTGTTCGTCTATGCCTGGCTGAACGACACCGGCCAGCAGGAGCCGGCCTATCAGTGCCGAGGCGACAGCAAGGAAGAAGTCTATTGCTGCACGGCCGGGCAGAGCATCGAACGTGACGCCGCGCTGGTGAAGTCCTGTGGCCTGTACTTCGAGCCGCAGCGGTTGGGTATCGATGGCGCGGTTTGGCAGCAGTACTGGCAGGCGCGCCATGCGCCGGGCTGGATCGCCCAGCTGGACAAGTTGGCACCGCAAACCGAAGTGCCGGTCGCCGAGCTGCTCGATCAACTACAACACCTGCCCGCCCAGGAACAGGCGCAAAAGGTGCTGCTGGACGTCAGCCTCGCTGCCGATGAGGGGCGCGCCCCGGCCGCATTGGGTGGACGCCTGCGGGTGAAGACCTGGAGCTGGGATGAAAATGGCAAGCGCGAAGGCGGCTTTGCCGGTTGGCTGGTGGACGGCACGCCGCTCTGGGCGCGCGGACCGGGCACCAGCAAGACGGTGCTGGCGAAGTACGGCAATGCCATCGGCGCCGCACTGCCCGCGCCCTGGCCGCGTGACCCGGGGCGCTGCGTGGAGGTCGGCCTGTTCAGTCGCTATCCGTTGAAGGAGGTCTACGACGCGCGCAATCAACCTGCCGCCGAGGGCTTGCTGGCAGGCCGGCAGAACGTGCTGTTCGCCAACGGGGTTCGCCTCGACGTGGACAGCCGCGGCGATCTGTTCCTTGAACGCAGCCCCCAGGGGCCGCGCCTGACTGCCCGTCTTTCCCGCGAGGAATACGTTGCACGAGTGCTGGATCGCGAGGCATCGGCCACGCCGCCGGAAGCCGCCAAGGCGTTGGCCGTGACCATCCGGACTTATCTGTTGCAGAACGGCGCTCCGCGCGGCGACTGCCTGAGCATCGACGACAGCAGCCAACGCCAGCGCGTGGCGCCGCGCCCTGCCAGCGAGGCGGCGCGGGGCATCGCCGCCTGGACCGCCGATCTGGTATTGGCTGGCGGCACCGTCACTTACCACTCGGACGAGGCGGGGCAGTCGAAACTCTCCTGGCGCGACGCCCAGGAGCAGGCCGCCAAGGGCCTGCGCTACGACTCCATTCTCGCCCGCGCTTTCCCGCGCACCAGCCTGAGCCGCTGGAGCAACCCGACCGCTGCCTGCCAGCCCCTGCCGGAGGCGGAGCGTTGGCTGCAGGCACAGCGCCGCAACTGGCGGACGCGGCTGGAAGCAGAGGCGGGTTATGAAGAATTGCAGTCCTTCGCCGTGTGCCGACTGAGCAGTGGTCGGCCTTACGTCGACCGCGAACGCCAACGCATCTTCGTACGTGGCCTGTATTCCCAGCAGGACCGCCTCGACCTGGCTCACGAATACCTGCACCTGGCCTTCCAGGCGCACCCCAATGGACAAGACGAGGGCTACGTGGAAAGCCTGGCCCGTCGCCTGATACTGGAATGA